In a genomic window of Fusobacterium sp.:
- the glyA gene encoding serine hydroxymethyltransferase, protein MKDLEKLFIDDKEIYDAIEAEKKRQNEGIELIASENFVSESILEAAGSVMTNKYAEGYPDKRYYGGCECVDIAEKLAIERAKKLFDVKFVNVQPHSGSQANMGVYKALLNIGDTILGMKLDHGGHLTHGKNVNFSGKDYNVYSYSVKKDDEYIDYEEVEKLAMEIKPKLIIAGASAYSRTIDFKKFREIADKAGAILMVDMAHIAGLVAAGEHPSPIPYAHVVTTTTHKTLRGPRGGVIMTNDEEIAKKIDKAIFPGIQGGPLMHIIAAKAVAFKQALEPKFKEYQKQVVKNAKVLAEVLNTGGLRVVSGGTDNHMVLIDVKANKNLTGAQVEKALGKAGITVNKNGIPYDTEKPMVTSGIRIGSPAMTTRGMKEEEMKQIANFILQVVDNIDDDKKLAEIKEQVKELCLKFPLYN, encoded by the coding sequence ATGAAAGATTTAGAAAAACTTTTTATTGATGACAAAGAGATCTATGATGCCATAGAAGCCGAGAAAAAAAGACAAAATGAAGGAATAGAACTTATCGCTTCGGAAAACTTTGTATCAGAGTCGATATTAGAAGCAGCTGGAAGCGTAATGACTAATAAATATGCTGAAGGTTACCCTGACAAAAGATACTATGGTGGATGCGAATGTGTAGATATAGCGGAAAAATTAGCAATTGAAAGAGCAAAAAAACTTTTTGATGTAAAATTTGTTAATGTACAGCCTCATTCTGGCTCTCAAGCTAACATGGGAGTTTATAAGGCACTTTTAAATATAGGAGATACTATCTTAGGAATGAAATTAGATCATGGTGGGCATTTAACTCATGGTAAAAATGTAAATTTTTCTGGAAAAGATTACAATGTTTATTCTTATAGTGTAAAAAAAGATGATGAATATATAGACTATGAAGAAGTTGAAAAACTTGCAATGGAAATTAAACCAAAACTCATTATTGCTGGTGCTAGTGCATATTCTAGAACAATAGACTTTAAAAAATTTAGAGAAATAGCTGATAAAGCTGGTGCTATACTTATGGTAGATATGGCTCACATAGCTGGTCTGGTTGCTGCTGGAGAACATCCAAGTCCTATTCCTTATGCTCATGTAGTTACTACAACTACTCACAAAACTTTAAGAGGTCCTCGTGGTGGAGTAATAATGACTAATGATGAAGAAATAGCTAAAAAAATAGATAAGGCTATTTTCCCTGGAATACAAGGTGGACCACTAATGCATATAATAGCTGCAAAAGCTGTTGCATTTAAACAAGCTCTTGAACCTAAATTTAAAGAGTATCAAAAACAGGTTGTTAAAAATGCTAAAGTATTGGCTGAAGTTTTAAATACTGGTGGATTAAGAGTAGTAAGTGGCGGAACTGATAATCATATGGTACTTATAGATGTAAAAGCTAATAAAAACCTTACTGGAGCTCAGGTAGAAAAAGCTTTAGGGAAAGCTGGAATTACAGTTAATAAAAATGGAATTCCATATGATACTGAAAAACCTATGGTTACAAGTGGTATAAGAATAGGTTCTCCCGCTATGACTACCAGAGGTATGAAAGAAGAAGAAATGAAACAAATTGCCAACTTTATTCTTCAGGTAGTAGATAATATAGATGATGATAAAAAATTAGCTGAAATTAAAGAACAAGTGAAGGAACTTTGTTTAAAATTTCCATTATACAACTAA
- a CDS encoding YheT family hydrolase, which translates to MEYKPSLIFKNAHINTCFPTLFRRIHVTYTRERIKTPDEDFLDIDWIKNNNEKVIVLCHGLEGSSRSKYIQGTARYFSERGWDVLAMNYRGCSGELNKKVTFYHMGQTCDLETVLEKTRDYKKLVIAGFSLGANLVLKYLGERSIYPENLLCGIAVCPPCDLVSNSVAFRQPRNMIYRKYFVNKLKEKAAQKALLYPTRINMNLISRVVDIEDFDNLFTAPLNGYLDAIDYYEKTSSINFIPNIKKKTLILMPLDDPIMSKKCYPYKEVAENDYIELETPKYGGHVGFSRLFSKTYWLEERLFEYVKSIEETN; encoded by the coding sequence TTGGAATATAAACCATCATTAATTTTTAAAAATGCGCATATAAATACTTGTTTTCCAACTCTTTTTAGAAGAATACATGTAACTTATACCAGAGAAAGAATAAAAACACCAGATGAAGATTTTTTGGATATTGACTGGATAAAAAATAATAATGAAAAAGTAATAGTATTATGCCATGGACTAGAAGGAAGTTCCAGAAGTAAATACATACAAGGAACTGCTAGATATTTTTCAGAAAGAGGCTGGGATGTACTGGCTATGAATTATAGAGGATGTAGTGGAGAATTGAATAAAAAAGTCACTTTTTATCATATGGGGCAGACTTGCGATTTAGAAACTGTACTTGAAAAAACAAGAGATTATAAAAAACTTGTAATTGCAGGTTTCAGTTTAGGAGCTAATCTTGTATTGAAATATTTGGGAGAAAGAAGTATATATCCTGAAAACCTTTTATGTGGAATAGCAGTATGTCCACCATGTGATCTTGTTTCAAATTCTGTTGCTTTCAGACAGCCTAGAAATATGATATATAGAAAATACTTTGTGAATAAATTAAAAGAAAAAGCAGCTCAAAAAGCTCTTCTTTATCCAACTAGGATAAATATGAATCTTATATCACGAGTAGTTGATATTGAAGATTTTGATAATCTTTTTACAGCTCCATTAAATGGATATTTAGATGCTATAGATTACTATGAAAAAACAAGCAGTATAAATTTTATACCAAATATAAAGAAAAAAACACTTATATTAATGCCATTAGATGACCCAATAATGTCAAAAAAGTGCTATCCTTATAAAGAAGTGGCTGAAAATGACTATATTGAATTAGAAACGCCAAAATATGGAGGACATGTTGGTTTTTCAAGATTGTTCTCTAAAACCTACTGGTTGGAAGAAAGATTATTTGAATATGTAAAAAGTATAGAAGAAACAAATTAA
- a CDS encoding GNAT family N-acetyltransferase: MKIEKINILTEEQKNKIINLQKICNKFENLKAEVFLSNEINFDKEIPCFFLCYEKEELIAFLTAFLPTKEEGEISAFTHPKYRKKGIFKKLFEESVEILRKNDIPKILFVTEPESKSSKEVLKRIGKIKLVRSEYTMSYLKESFQEENDNKRLKFETVTEKNKRIYSQMTEEIFEMPEGTSINFVENVIKSVDRDAYIGYLNKENIGIFNMNYIKDGVFLYGLGIRNFFKRKGYGKEIMNFALKKAFEKGSKALLDVDSDNVSAYSLYKKLGFVIEFQADYYEYYIK, from the coding sequence TTGAAAATAGAAAAAATAAACATTCTTACAGAAGAACAGAAGAATAAGATTATTAATCTTCAAAAGATTTGTAATAAGTTTGAAAATCTTAAAGCAGAAGTTTTTTTATCTAATGAAATAAACTTTGATAAAGAAATTCCTTGTTTTTTTCTTTGCTATGAAAAAGAAGAACTAATTGCTTTTTTAACAGCTTTTTTACCTACAAAAGAAGAAGGGGAAATATCAGCTTTTACTCATCCTAAATATAGAAAAAAAGGTATATTTAAAAAACTTTTTGAAGAATCAGTAGAAATTTTAAGAAAAAATGATATACCTAAAATATTATTTGTAACTGAGCCTGAAAGTAAAAGTTCTAAAGAAGTTTTAAAGAGAATTGGGAAAATAAAATTAGTAAGATCAGAATATACAATGAGTTATCTAAAAGAAAGCTTTCAAGAAGAAAATGATAATAAAAGATTAAAGTTTGAAACAGTTACTGAAAAGAATAAAAGAATTTATTCTCAAATGACAGAAGAGATATTTGAAATGCCTGAAGGAACAAGTATAAATTTTGTAGAAAATGTAATAAAATCAGTTGATAGAGATGCTTATATAGGATATTTAAATAAAGAAAATATAGGTATTTTTAATATGAACTATATTAAAGATGGAGTTTTTCTTTATGGATTAGGGATAAGAAATTTTTTCAAAAGAAAGGGATATGGAAAAGAAATAATGAATTTTGCTTTGAAAAAAGCTTTTGAAAAAGGAAGTAAAGCTCTTCTTGATGTAGATTCAGATAATGTATCTGCTTATAGCTTATATAAGAAATTAGGTTTTGTAATAGAATTTCAAGCAGATTATTATGAATATTATATTAAATAA
- the dtd gene encoding D-aminoacyl-tRNA deacylase encodes MRAVIQRVKHSSVAVDGKILGKIGNGLLVLLGITHTDTEKEVNWLAAKIKDLRIFEDEKGKMNLGLEDIKGELLVISQFTLYGNCIKGRRPGFTEAARPDLAEPLYKKFLEKCRSFGIKTECGEFGADMKVELLNDGPVTLIIDTKDIANLK; translated from the coding sequence ATGAGAGCAGTTATTCAAAGAGTAAAACATTCAAGTGTTGCTGTTGATGGAAAAATTCTAGGAAAAATAGGAAATGGTCTTTTAGTCCTTCTTGGAATAACTCATACAGATACAGAGAAAGAAGTTAATTGGTTGGCAGCCAAGATTAAAGACCTTAGAATATTCGAAGATGAAAAAGGAAAAATGAATTTAGGACTGGAAGATATCAAAGGAGAGCTTTTAGTTATATCTCAGTTTACTCTTTATGGAAACTGTATTAAAGGACGTCGTCCTGGATTTACTGAAGCTGCAAGACCAGATCTTGCTGAACCATTATATAAAAAATTCTTAGAAAAGTGCAGAAGTTTTGGAATAAAAACTGAATGTGGAGAATTTGGTGCTGACATGAAAGTTGAGCTTCTTAATGATGGGCCAGTAACATTGATAATTGATACAAAAGATATTGCAAATTTAAAATAA
- a CDS encoding efflux RND transporter periplasmic adaptor subunit, translated as MKRKLDIKIILLIILIVIVAGVEFIRYRTTIDTKKNISTYAALRVKDNGGRGYIEADGNVAANDTKKVFVDKKLKVDEVFIQEGDYVEKGQLLMTFDETERNNTMRKLERERLALVKLKRDIKVEIELNKIGGSSDNAVKELNEEIRKIEINIEEYMEDLSKTAEKIESPVSGTITSLTAQENYLVDTDSPLMEIADLSDIKIVLEVPEYDVKDIELGQKLMIKPEVFEKKKSYPGVITKISRISKVSETTSENVLEVEVKPDEAIPYIVPGFKVSAVIYLEQRDSGILIPKTAILEESGKYYVFVSSDDGMISKRIIDVENIKGDDIVVKNGLKAGENILTTPDESLKEGSKVFLQFKNPEKKGAGRA; from the coding sequence ATGAAAAGAAAGCTTGATATAAAAATAATACTTTTAATAATTTTAATAGTAATTGTAGCAGGAGTAGAATTTATAAGATATAGAACAACTATTGATACTAAAAAAAATATATCAACATATGCAGCTTTGAGAGTTAAAGATAATGGGGGAAGAGGATATATAGAAGCTGATGGAAATGTTGCTGCAAATGATACTAAGAAAGTCTTTGTGGATAAAAAGCTAAAAGTAGATGAAGTTTTTATTCAAGAAGGGGATTATGTAGAAAAAGGTCAGCTGCTGATGACTTTTGATGAAACAGAAAGAAATAATACTATGAGAAAATTAGAAAGAGAGAGATTGGCTCTAGTTAAATTAAAAAGAGATATAAAGGTGGAAATAGAATTAAATAAAATAGGTGGAAGCTCTGATAATGCTGTAAAAGAATTAAATGAAGAAATAAGAAAAATTGAAATAAATATAGAAGAGTATATGGAAGATCTTTCTAAAACAGCTGAAAAAATTGAAAGCCCAGTAAGCGGAACAATAACATCTCTGACTGCTCAAGAAAATTATCTGGTTGATACAGATTCTCCTCTTATGGAAATTGCTGATTTATCAGATATAAAAATTGTTTTAGAAGTACCTGAATATGATGTTAAAGATATAGAACTCGGTCAGAAACTTATGATTAAACCAGAAGTTTTTGAAAAGAAAAAATCATATCCAGGTGTAATAACAAAAATATCAAGAATATCAAAAGTATCAGAAACTACATCAGAAAATGTCTTGGAAGTAGAAGTAAAACCTGATGAAGCTATTCCATATATAGTTCCTGGATTTAAAGTATCAGCTGTAATATATTTAGAACAAAGAGATAGTGGAATACTTATTCCTAAAACAGCTATTCTTGAAGAAAGTGGAAAATATTATGTTTTTGTAAGCAGTGATGATGGAATGATTTCTAAAAGAATAATAGATGTAGAAAATATTAAAGGTGATGATATTGTTGTAAAAAATGGACTGAAAGCTGGAGAAAATATATTAACAACTCCTGATGAAAGCTTAAAGGAGGGAAGCAAAGTATTTCTTCAGTTTAAAAATCCTGAGAAAAAAGGAGCTGGAAGGGCATGA
- a CDS encoding ABC transporter permease has translation MNFIESLKSAVQSLKGNKMRSFLTMLGIIIGISSVITMSAIGKGGQENITGNLKEGGYGKFTISVDKQDEEFRWKYLLDDSIIEKIKESGKFKAVSPKISSNFAIKIGERKEMMFLNVTTPDFEEIDKVNIVYGRNILPFEYESGEKVITIDQLTARALFTNEKNAVGQTVELSQGRRGNDITYKIVGVYKNPLEQMIKIMGGRRIPRFVRMPLNTYDKLFDLQSGGYTSLIVEGNDPEKLAESMTEAKKLMADITGIEELYEVNAESNAAASFDNILSTLNIFVTFVAGISLFVGGIGVMNIMLVSVIERTKEIGIRKAIGATNGDIMIQFLMESIILTGLGGLLGIVIGILLGVGIGFVVKIPPIFSTISIVSSLIVSTAIGIVFGVTPAKKAAQLNPVDALRSE, from the coding sequence ATGAATTTTATAGAAAGTTTAAAAAGTGCTGTTCAAAGTCTTAAAGGAAATAAGATGAGATCTTTTCTTACAATGCTTGGGATAATAATAGGAATTTCATCTGTTATAACTATGTCTGCTATAGGAAAAGGTGGTCAGGAAAATATAACAGGAAATCTTAAAGAAGGAGGATATGGAAAATTTACAATATCTGTTGATAAACAAGATGAAGAATTTAGATGGAAATATCTTTTAGATGATTCTATTATAGAAAAAATAAAAGAAAGTGGAAAATTTAAGGCTGTTAGTCCTAAAATAAGCAGCAATTTTGCAATAAAAATTGGTGAAAGAAAAGAAATGATGTTTCTTAATGTAACTACTCCTGATTTTGAAGAGATAGATAAAGTAAATATTGTTTATGGAAGAAATATACTTCCATTTGAATATGAAAGTGGTGAAAAAGTTATAACAATAGACCAACTTACAGCTAGAGCTCTTTTTACCAATGAAAAAAATGCTGTTGGACAGACAGTGGAACTTTCACAAGGGAGAAGAGGAAATGATATAACTTATAAAATAGTAGGAGTATATAAGAATCCTTTAGAACAGATGATAAAAATAATGGGGGGACGTAGAATTCCCAGATTTGTAAGGATGCCTCTCAATACATATGATAAACTCTTTGATCTGCAGTCAGGAGGATATACATCTTTAATAGTAGAAGGAAACGATCCAGAGAAATTAGCTGAGAGTATGACTGAAGCTAAAAAACTTATGGCTGATATAACAGGTATAGAAGAATTATATGAAGTAAATGCTGAATCAAATGCTGCAGCCTCTTTTGATAATATATTATCCACTTTAAATATATTTGTTACATTTGTTGCTGGTATATCTCTTTTTGTTGGTGGAATAGGAGTAATGAATATAATGTTGGTTAGTGTAATAGAGAGAACAAAAGAAATAGGTATTAGAAAAGCAATTGGAGCAACTAATGGAGATATAATGATACAATTTTTGATGGAATCAATTATTTTAACTGGTCTGGGGGGATTACTTGGGATAGTTATAGGAATTCTTTTAGGGGTAGGAATTGGTTTTGTTGTAAAAATTCCGCCAATATTCTCTACAATTTCCATAGTTTCTTCATTAATAGTCTCAACAGCAATAGGAATAGTATTTGGAGTAACGCCTGCTAAAAAGGCTGCTCAGCTTAATCCAGTAGATGCTTTAAGAAGTGAATAA
- a CDS encoding TolC family protein — MKKFFLVIYCSLGIISYGKEINLDMLLDEISRTSYQNKIYEIRKNTNDSKEKYYKLDTFNGVETSVISEYSDQEDSLQTTGKVSYGPFYVEGTKPYNSDDDYASFGIEKSLKDLIFSKSDNELNKLEISREIDRVTHKKNMETQKIDLINLYRDYKINELELKIKKNGLTTLKKEEDTMKKSFNLGAIAKIELDTLQYSIRNLEIEIKNLEDNLIKLQGRFYYEYKFDIRNSSLAEISPVEKNISELLRKYGVKDLDKLKYQKELTNENLKYLKYDDKMPEISLGVEHSTKYDENRVVAKFSKRLFDFNLDLEEEKNSLLEQDVTLKQKIDENEADKLQAMNNYYNYLKEYEVNKNKAELELSKYNIRKLEYNLGKVNYIDVMESFDDYLDYEVAKEKAINTLNGYIYEIMVRGE; from the coding sequence ATGAAGAAATTTTTTTTAGTAATATACTGTTCTCTTGGAATTATTTCTTATGGGAAAGAGATAAATTTAGATATGCTTTTAGATGAAATATCAAGAACTTCTTATCAGAATAAAATATATGAAATAAGGAAAAATACAAATGATTCCAAAGAAAAATATTATAAGTTGGATACTTTTAATGGAGTAGAAACTTCAGTAATTTCTGAATACAGCGATCAAGAAGATAGTTTACAAACTACAGGTAAAGTAAGCTATGGACCTTTTTATGTTGAAGGAACAAAACCTTATAACTCAGATGATGATTATGCTTCTTTTGGTATTGAAAAAAGCTTGAAGGATCTTATTTTTTCCAAAAGTGATAACGAACTCAATAAATTAGAAATAAGCAGAGAAATAGATAGAGTGACACACAAAAAAAATATGGAAACTCAAAAAATAGACCTTATTAATCTATATAGAGATTATAAAATAAATGAACTTGAACTTAAAATAAAGAAAAATGGACTAACTACTTTAAAAAAAGAAGAAGATACTATGAAAAAATCTTTTAATTTAGGAGCAATAGCAAAAATAGAATTAGATACTCTTCAATATAGTATAAGAAATCTTGAAATAGAAATAAAAAATTTAGAAGACAATTTAATTAAATTACAGGGAAGATTTTATTATGAGTATAAATTTGATATAAGAAATAGTTCTTTGGCAGAAATATCACCTGTAGAAAAGAATATCAGCGAATTACTAAGAAAATATGGAGTAAAAGACTTAGATAAACTTAAATATCAAAAAGAACTTACAAATGAAAATTTAAAATATTTAAAATATGATGATAAAATGCCAGAAATATCATTAGGTGTAGAACATAGTACAAAGTATGATGAAAATAGAGTAGTTGCAAAATTTTCAAAAAGATTATTTGATTTTAATCTTGATTTAGAAGAAGAAAAAAATAGCTTGCTGGAACAGGATGTGACATTAAAGCAAAAAATAGATGAAAATGAGGCTGATAAATTACAGGCTATGAACAATTATTATAATTATTTGAAAGAATATGAAGTAAATAAAAATAAAGCTGAATTGGAATTATCAAAATACAATATAAGAAAGCTTGAATATAATTTAGGAAAAGTTAATTATATAGATGTGATGGAATCTTTTGATGATTATTTAGATTATGAAGTAGCAAAAGAAAAAGCAATAAATACTTTAAATGGATACATATATGAAATCATGGTCAGAGGTGAATAA
- a CDS encoding DMT family transporter, translating into MDNKNLSLLQLHAAVFLFGISGLFTKFIVQSSIIIVLGRVFFSSIFLLIGIYISKESLKLKNKKDLLGIFFMGAVLAIHWCTFFQGIKLSTVAIGLLTFSTFPIFVTFMEPFFFHEKLRKKDICLAFMTFIGILFVIPDFQVENKMTMGAIFGIISSFSYAVLSLLNRKYVKKYKGVIIAFYEQVISFIILLPFFFIIKPVISEKELLLLLLLGTVFTGIAHTLFISSLKNVKTQTAGIISSLEPLYGIVFSIFLLNEFPSIKEIIGGTIILGTVFYSTMKNLKNK; encoded by the coding sequence ATGGACAATAAAAATTTATCTTTATTACAACTTCATGCTGCTGTATTTCTATTTGGAATATCAGGTTTATTTACTAAATTTATTGTACAATCATCAATAATAATAGTTTTAGGAAGGGTATTTTTTTCAAGTATATTTCTTTTGATTGGAATATATATTTCTAAGGAAAGCTTGAAATTGAAAAATAAAAAAGATTTATTAGGCATTTTTTTTATGGGAGCAGTATTAGCAATACATTGGTGTACTTTTTTTCAAGGAATAAAACTTTCAACAGTAGCAATAGGATTATTAACATTTTCTACTTTTCCAATTTTTGTAACATTTATGGAACCTTTTTTCTTTCATGAAAAATTAAGAAAAAAAGATATTTGTTTGGCTTTTATGACTTTTATTGGAATACTTTTTGTTATACCTGATTTTCAAGTAGAAAATAAAATGACTATGGGAGCAATATTTGGAATAATTTCCAGTTTTTCCTATGCTGTTCTTTCTCTATTAAATAGAAAATATGTAAAGAAATATAAAGGAGTAATTATAGCTTTCTATGAACAAGTTATATCTTTTATAATACTATTACCTTTCTTTTTTATTATAAAACCTGTAATTAGCGAAAAAGAATTACTGCTTTTACTGCTTTTGGGAACAGTATTTACAGGGATAGCACATACACTTTTTATTAGTAGCTTAAAAAACGTAAAAACACAGACTGCAGGAATAATTTCTAGCTTAGAGCCTTTATATGGAATAGTGTTTTCAATATTTCTTTTAAATGAATTTCCTTCGATAAAGGAAATAATTGGAGGTACAATTATTTTAGGAACTGTATTTTACTCTACAATGAAAAATTTAAAAAATAAATAA
- a CDS encoding ABC transporter ATP-binding protein, whose product MIKVEHLNKYYINGEMKLHALKDLSFHIKEGEFVAIMGSSGSGKSTMMNILGCLDKNSEGTYILDGIDVSKIKDEELCKIRNVKIGFVFQSFNLLSKLTALENVELPLIYAGVGKKEREEKAKEVLKKVGLENRMHHKPNELSGGQKQRVAIARALVNEPAIILADEPTGNLDSVSEREIMEIFTDFNKQGKTIIVVTHEPEVARYVKRVLLFKDGRIIRDGEPE is encoded by the coding sequence ATGATAAAAGTAGAACATCTTAACAAATACTATATTAATGGTGAAATGAAACTTCATGCATTGAAAGACTTATCCTTTCATATAAAAGAAGGAGAATTTGTTGCTATAATGGGAAGCAGTGGAAGTGGAAAATCAACAATGATGAATATACTTGGCTGTTTAGATAAAAATTCAGAGGGAACATATATCTTGGATGGTATAGATGTATCAAAAATTAAAGATGAAGAATTATGTAAAATAAGAAATGTAAAAATAGGTTTTGTATTTCAATCATTTAATCTTTTATCAAAGCTAACAGCTCTTGAGAATGTAGAACTTCCATTGATATATGCAGGAGTAGGAAAAAAAGAAAGAGAAGAAAAGGCAAAAGAAGTATTAAAAAAAGTAGGACTTGAAAATAGAATGCACCATAAACCTAATGAACTTTCTGGAGGGCAAAAGCAAAGAGTAGCAATAGCAAGAGCTTTAGTGAATGAACCAGCAATAATACTTGCAGATGAACCAACAGGAAATCTTGATAGTGTATCTGAAAGAGAAATAATGGAGATATTTACAGATTTTAATAAGCAAGGAAAAACTATAATTGTGGTAACCCATGAACCAGAAGTTGCAAGATATGTTAAGAGAGTACTTCTCTTTAAAGATGGAAGAATAATAAGAGATGGTGAGCCAGAATGA
- a CDS encoding LysE family translocator, whose product MFGIINYTVFFTSCLILHITPGSDTMYILAKSMSKDKKTGIISVLGISTGVLVHTILAAFGLSVILAKSATAFNIVKYTGAAYLIYMGIKTILDKKILFMKDEKKEKEKLKEVYFQGMITNVLNPKVALFFLAFLPQFIDVNNNYGVIPFLLLGLSFFITSSLYGIILALFASSAAGVIAKKSGASKVMGKISGSIYIFLGLSLLKAKLKN is encoded by the coding sequence ATGTTTGGAATAATAAACTATACAGTTTTTTTTACATCATGTTTAATATTGCATATTACACCTGGATCAGATACCATGTATATTTTGGCAAAATCTATGTCTAAGGATAAAAAAACTGGTATAATATCAGTTTTAGGAATTTCCACTGGAGTGTTGGTACATACAATATTGGCTGCTTTTGGTCTGTCAGTTATACTTGCAAAATCAGCAACAGCATTTAATATTGTTAAATATACGGGAGCAGCTTATCTTATTTATATGGGAATTAAAACTATTTTAGATAAAAAAATCTTGTTTATGAAAGATGAAAAAAAAGAGAAAGAAAAACTTAAGGAAGTTTATTTTCAAGGAATGATAACAAATGTTTTAAATCCTAAAGTAGCTTTGTTTTTTCTTGCTTTTCTACCGCAATTTATAGATGTGAATAACAATTATGGAGTAATTCCATTTCTTCTGTTAGGATTAAGTTTTTTTATTACAAGCAGTTTATATGGAATAATTCTTGCTTTGTTTGCTTCTTCAGCAGCAGGAGTGATAGCTAAGAAATCTGGAGCTTCTAAAGTAATGGGTAAAATATCAGGAAGCATATACATTTTTTTAGGGTTGAGTTTATTGAAAGCTAAATTAAAAAATTAA